A region from the Vicia villosa cultivar HV-30 ecotype Madison, WI linkage group LG3, Vvil1.0, whole genome shotgun sequence genome encodes:
- the LOC131656548 gene encoding probable long-chain-alcohol O-fatty-acyltransferase 5, translated as MEDEIKKFIKVWLTSTICLCYCYYISSKIPKGFLRFLSISPILYLFITLPLNLSSFHLGGPTIFFLVWLSTFKLILFSLNQPPLFPLPNTVFHFISIASLPINPTNPTNPKTTLLPKKPNLPLVFFKVVILVVLICCYEYREHMHPHLILFLYCIHMYLGIELVLALSAAPVRTVFGFEIEPQFNEPYLSTSLQDFWGRRWNLTVTRTLRPTVYNPVRHAVSSYVGTKFATSIATLATFVVSGLMHEVIYYYLARVSPTWEVTWFFVLHGVCTSVEVAVKKIVLRRGWRLHRAVSGLITVAFLAVTGNWLFFPQLLRNGVDRKGIEEYEVIMDFVKDKLVQLHLFS; from the coding sequence ATGGAAGATGAAATTAAGAAATTCATTAAGGTATGGCTTACATCTACAATATgtctatgttattgttattacatATCCTCCAAAATCCCAAAAGGCTTTTTAAGGTTTCTCTCTATCTCCCCAATTCTCTACCTCTTCATTACCCTTCCTTTAAACCTTTCTTCTTTCCACCTTGGTGGCCCCACAATCTTCTTCCTTGTTTGGCTTTCGACTTTTAAACTCATTCTTTTCTCCTTAAACCAACCTCCTCTTTTCCCTCTCCCAAACACAGTCTTCCATTTCATTTCCATTGCATCACTCCCCATTAACCCAACTAACCCAACAAACCCAAAAACAACTTTGTTACCTAAAAAACCGAATTTGCCCCTTGTTTTTTTCAAAGTAGTTATATTGGTAGTACTCATATGTTGCTATGAATATAGAGAACACATGCACCCTCATTTGATTTTATTCCTCTACTGCATCCATATGTACCTCGGTATAGAGCTGGTCCTAGCACTTTCTGCTGCACCGGTTCGAACCGTGTTTGGGTTCGAAATCGAACCGCAATTCAACGAACCTTACTTATCAACCTCGCTTCAAGATTTCTGGGGGCGTAGGTGGAACCTCACGGTAACGCGTACGCTACGCCCTACCGTATACAATCCCGTTCGCCACGCCGTTTCATCTTATGTCGGTACAAAGTTTGCAACTTCGATTGCCACGCTGGCAACTTTTGTTGTGTCGGGTTTAATGCACGAGGTTATTTATTATTATCTTGCACGTGTGTCTCCCACGTGGGAAGTCACGTGGTTTTTCGTGCTTCATGGTGTTTGTACTTCGGTTGAGGTTGCGGTTAAGAAGATTGTTCTCCGCCGTGGGTGGAGGTTGCACCGTGCCGTGTCGGGTTTGATTACGGTGGCGTTTTTGGCTGTTACGGGGAATTGGTTATTTTTTCCTCAGTTGCTTAGGAATGGTGTTGATAGGAAGGGTATTGAAGAGTATGAAGTTATTATGGATTTTGTGAAAGATAAGTTAGTGCAATTACATTTGTTTAGTTGA